Proteins encoded within one genomic window of Synechococcus sp. PCC 7335:
- a CDS encoding type I polyketide synthase, with amino-acid sequence MLDSSITNFVDLLKFRAIEYSDRTAYIFLENGEHEAARLTYAQLDKKATEIADYLLNSGAKQGDRALLLYPAGLDFITGFFGCLYAGIVAVPAYPPRHNQSLGRLQAIAQDCQPALALTTRKAIIDAQKSWEQDPLSSGMTWLATDDLPALLSCATAPLSPWYADLSETEKSRSLAFLQYTSGSTGAPKGVMVSHENMLHNSKMIYRCFESSPEHIGASWLPFHHDMGLIGGLLQTVYGGGTVVLMSPVAFLQKPIRWLQAISDYKVVTSGGPNFAYELCAQTARPEQIAALDLSRWSLAFTGAEPVRPETLEKFSKTFAPSKFKRSAFYPCYGMAETTLLVTGGSRAAEPVIYNINPNALERNRAIASAIPGESKPVVGCGHSWLEQQVKIVDPKTLTACESGKVGEIWVAGKSIAQGYWQRPEQTETTFQAKLTGSEANFLRTGDLGFLHNQELFVTGRLKDVVIIRGRNHYPQDIEQTVENAHQAIQISGCAAFSVEQNAAEQLVIIAEVTRAYLRDLNEDRQVKDEIILAIRRAVSEVHELQLYAVQLLKPGSLPKTSSGKVQRKQCRSQFLDASLTVVGEWVRDLQAVVAPSEEFSVVLAELATEQEKIQAVETWLTNRIAQAAQIAPTEIDRHEPLASYGLGSLQVVEMSTELEAWLGYPVMPTIVYDFPTIATLARQLVIGDSRATQSEALAQVRVRQGGVGEAIAVIGMDCRFPGASSTQSFWQLLHHGQDAITEVPLSRWDIDQLESVLPSQNLARWGGFLKQVDHFDPKFFGISPREAIHMDPQQRLLLEVCWQTLENAGLSADELAGSQSGIFLGISNGDYSRVQGTQLNTDVYYGTGNAFSISANRLSYFLDWHGPSFAIDTACSSSLVALHQACQSLRAGECDLALAGGVNLILNPQLTVTFSQAQMMAADGRCKTFDASADGYVRSEGCGVVALKRLADAQQDGDTILGIVRGSAVNQDGRSNGLTAPNSLAQQSVIRQALANAGISAEQVDYIEAHGTGTALGDPIEVNALKAVFDQPEKSGGEMPPMEDWTCQLGSVKTNIGHLEAAAGMAGLIKVLLCLQHEEIPRHLHLEKLNPYIQLENTPLEIPTENKVWPSGDRPRIAGVSSFGFGGTNAHVIVSEAPRPQPSRSIEPSWAVPIHNLNNRESESDSLHILTISAKSDEALNTYVLQYQDWLQRNDHLSVADICYTANVGRSHFSHRYATVTASTPQLQQQLQTLGSKPKAIIQKPPKIAFLFTGQGSQYVDMGRQLYETQPIFRQAIDRCKKILSKQGISLLDSLYPTSLSFQRASSRLDETAHTQPALFAIEYALAQLWQSWGIEPDLVLGHSVGEYAAACIAGVFSLEEGLSLIAERGRLMQALPAGGEMLSILATVEQVEEWIAPYQATSAQTAAQVHAQVSIATINGPNSVVVSGKAEAIRAIAQTLSEKDIKHKKLTVSHAFHSPFMAPMVAEFATVARKIDYSRPQIPFVSCLTEDGGDRAIATADYWIEHIEQPVKFAKGMLNLHEKRCDVYLEIGPKPLLLGMGKQCLPADNASSWLPSLRPEQSDWQQMINSLCQLYTRGAKINWKNFYRFNSYQKVLLPTYPFQRQRYWLEPSPSSSTVNPLASHLAPSDRHPLVGQRVYSPVGPVQFQTQLSPQQPAYLTHHRVFSQAILPATAYLEIALAAAAKTADTSFAQSLTQVVIQRGLILSEAQPTTVQTVLTPQADGTQQFEIFSLEETDSNPAEPRWVTHAKGIIQPVGSAPPSPIDLDECQASFLQQIPVAEYYEKLHARGLEYGSDFQAIEQLWAAPNRALGKIILTESLTRNADFYRLHPVLLDASFQILAAAIGETNAQQIYLPVGVTELQVYGPLGHSLWAIASIADDQATDTKAQQLLGNVQLVTPSGVVAAEVKGLALKQTNREILMRYLQPEVEPALYELAWEVAPLVPAPAPILPTEKQWLVIVDDLEANVGKQVIEQIEARGDRTIKVSFNNAYRQLDPQHYQLNPVSLDDFNQLIASIVEQPLEGIIYLCNPDTQHHDCESVLHLVQSLTKARISVPLWLVTQGVQPITQLEETELHLPRIQQASLWGLGRVIALEHPELSCRRIDLASGSRSDSFDIAQLIDELYAPTIEDQIAYRQDKRYIARLLEYKVKTDLLAISAGQSFQLKLKEYGLINNLSILPIQRRSPGSHDVEIQVAAAGLNFRDVLNVLGLLKEYYAEQLGITQANQLTFGFECAGTVVAKGDQVVDFDIGDEVMATMLTDGVSRFVTTRSEFVIPKPTQITFAEAATLPLAFLTAYYGLQSLANLKAGDSVLIHAAAGGVGQAAVQVAQRAGAEIFATASPSKWDFLKEQGIAHVMNSRSLDFADEILEITAGKGVDVVLNSLNGEFIDKSFEVLAKNGRFVELGKIGIWDEQQVQQTYPTAQYFPFDLGEVTQQTPEIIRNLWKVLGELFEQEQFHPLPVKTFPIQASQQAFRHIQQAKHIGKVVLTLPAIAPKENKAILIDSHSCYLITGGLGALGLKVAQWIAEQGGKHLALIARKAPSPEAQQVIEQLEALGTSVSVVLGDVTRSHDVENIISQLTTEHSPPLKGIIHAAGILEDGLLSQLSWQQFSKVMAPKIRGAWNLHQASQSLSLDFFVCFSSVASLLGSPGQGNYAAANAFMDTLMQHRRKLDQPGLSVNWGPWAEAGMAAQVEADVQSRMSARGITLLNPDKSLQTLGKLIAQSVRQVGVLSIDWAKFSAQLPPGVSLPVLERFRSSVDGNQGDRLQGLEQLKQVSATERRHHLMAHIQAEIADVLGYSSPEEIALDQPLADLGVDSLMAVELANQLEYSLGPTIPASFLFEHPTLEGLVEYLIEQMPSVEFAE; translated from the coding sequence ATGTTAGATTCCAGTATTACTAACTTTGTCGATTTACTGAAATTTAGGGCGATAGAATACTCCGATAGAACTGCTTATATCTTTCTAGAAAATGGTGAGCACGAAGCAGCTAGATTGACTTATGCGCAGCTAGACAAAAAAGCGACGGAGATTGCCGATTACTTACTAAACTCAGGGGCTAAGCAAGGCGATCGCGCCCTGTTGCTCTACCCCGCTGGCCTCGATTTTATCACTGGTTTCTTCGGCTGTCTCTATGCAGGTATTGTCGCTGTTCCCGCCTATCCTCCGCGTCATAACCAAAGTTTAGGAAGGTTACAGGCGATCGCTCAAGATTGTCAGCCGGCCCTAGCACTTACCACTCGAAAGGCCATTATCGATGCTCAGAAAAGTTGGGAGCAAGACCCCCTCTCTTCAGGTATGACCTGGCTAGCGACAGACGACCTGCCGGCGCTTTTATCTTGCGCCACAGCGCCGCTTAGTCCTTGGTATGCAGACCTATCAGAGACCGAAAAGAGTAGAAGCCTAGCTTTCTTGCAATATACTTCTGGATCAACTGGCGCGCCCAAAGGGGTGATGGTCTCTCATGAGAACATGCTGCACAACAGCAAAATGATTTACCGATGCTTTGAGAGCAGCCCCGAGCATATAGGCGCTTCTTGGCTGCCCTTTCACCACGATATGGGGCTTATCGGGGGACTGCTACAAACAGTTTATGGGGGCGGAACAGTGGTTCTAATGTCACCGGTCGCTTTCCTACAAAAGCCGATTCGATGGCTACAGGCCATCTCAGACTATAAAGTTGTGACCAGTGGCGGTCCGAACTTTGCCTACGAGCTGTGCGCTCAAACTGCTAGACCAGAACAGATTGCGGCGCTTGATCTGAGCCGTTGGAGCCTTGCCTTTACGGGGGCAGAGCCTGTTCGCCCCGAAACGCTAGAGAAATTCTCAAAGACATTTGCGCCCAGCAAATTCAAACGCAGTGCCTTTTATCCTTGCTATGGCATGGCTGAGACAACCCTGCTAGTTACAGGGGGTAGTCGGGCTGCAGAACCGGTGATCTACAATATCAACCCGAATGCGCTAGAGCGAAACCGGGCGATCGCCAGCGCTATACCAGGGGAAAGCAAGCCGGTTGTGGGCTGTGGTCATAGCTGGCTAGAGCAGCAAGTAAAGATTGTTGATCCCAAGACACTGACTGCTTGTGAGAGCGGCAAAGTAGGAGAGATTTGGGTGGCGGGTAAAAGTATTGCTCAGGGGTATTGGCAGCGGCCAGAGCAAACAGAAACAACGTTTCAAGCCAAGCTGACAGGCAGCGAAGCAAACTTTTTACGTACGGGCGATCTAGGGTTCTTGCACAATCAAGAACTCTTTGTTACCGGACGACTGAAAGACGTGGTGATCATCCGTGGACGTAATCACTATCCTCAAGATATTGAGCAGACGGTGGAAAACGCACACCAAGCAATTCAGATCAGCGGATGTGCTGCATTCTCAGTAGAACAGAATGCCGCTGAGCAGCTCGTGATAATCGCAGAGGTAACTCGCGCCTACTTACGCGACTTGAACGAAGATAGGCAAGTGAAAGATGAAATTATATTAGCAATTCGCCGAGCTGTTTCTGAAGTCCACGAACTGCAGCTGTATGCTGTACAGCTACTAAAACCAGGAAGCTTACCCAAAACCTCTAGTGGAAAAGTACAGCGTAAGCAGTGCCGGAGTCAGTTCCTAGACGCTAGCCTGACGGTGGTTGGAGAATGGGTAAGAGATCTTCAAGCCGTGGTTGCCCCCTCTGAAGAATTTTCTGTTGTACTAGCTGAACTGGCAACTGAGCAAGAGAAAATCCAGGCAGTCGAAACTTGGCTGACTAATCGAATTGCTCAAGCAGCCCAGATAGCGCCGACTGAGATCGATCGCCATGAGCCGCTTGCTAGCTATGGATTAGGCTCATTGCAGGTAGTTGAGATGTCGACTGAGCTAGAAGCCTGGCTAGGATATCCAGTGATGCCAACGATAGTTTACGACTTTCCTACGATCGCGACATTAGCCCGGCAGCTAGTGATTGGAGACTCACGGGCGACGCAGTCGGAGGCGTTAGCTCAGGTGCGAGTACGGCAAGGGGGGGTGGGAGAGGCGATCGCAGTGATTGGTATGGACTGTCGGTTTCCAGGGGCATCTAGCACTCAAAGCTTCTGGCAGCTCTTACACCATGGCCAGGACGCGATTACAGAAGTGCCCCTTTCGCGTTGGGATATAGATCAGCTCGAATCTGTTCTGCCGTCTCAGAACCTAGCGAGGTGGGGTGGCTTTTTGAAGCAAGTCGATCACTTTGATCCTAAGTTCTTTGGGATTTCTCCTAGAGAGGCCATCCATATGGATCCTCAACAGCGACTGCTATTGGAAGTCTGCTGGCAGACTCTAGAGAATGCAGGACTCTCAGCAGACGAACTAGCCGGCAGTCAGTCAGGCATTTTTTTAGGAATCAGTAACGGCGACTATTCGCGGGTACAAGGGACTCAACTGAATACAGATGTCTACTACGGCACAGGCAACGCTTTTAGTATTAGCGCTAATCGACTTTCTTATTTTCTCGATTGGCATGGACCGAGCTTCGCGATTGATACCGCTTGTTCTTCTTCCCTCGTAGCGCTACACCAGGCGTGTCAAAGTCTGCGAGCGGGTGAATGTGATTTGGCTTTAGCGGGCGGCGTGAATCTAATCCTAAATCCTCAGCTGACGGTCACGTTCTCTCAAGCACAGATGATGGCAGCAGATGGAAGATGCAAGACTTTTGATGCGAGTGCTGACGGCTATGTGCGCAGCGAGGGCTGTGGCGTTGTCGCACTCAAGCGGCTAGCGGATGCTCAACAGGATGGCGATACTATCCTAGGGATCGTTCGAGGATCGGCCGTCAATCAAGATGGCCGTAGTAACGGACTGACTGCGCCAAATAGCTTGGCACAGCAAAGTGTCATTAGACAAGCGCTGGCAAATGCTGGAATTAGCGCAGAGCAGGTTGACTATATTGAGGCTCACGGCACAGGAACGGCGCTAGGCGATCCAATCGAGGTCAACGCGTTAAAAGCGGTATTTGATCAGCCTGAAAAGAGCGGTGGAGAGATGCCACCAATGGAAGATTGGACTTGTCAGCTAGGTTCAGTGAAAACGAATATCGGTCATCTAGAAGCCGCTGCTGGCATGGCCGGATTAATCAAAGTGTTGCTTTGCTTGCAGCACGAAGAAATTCCCCGGCACCTGCATCTAGAAAAGCTTAATCCCTATATCCAGCTAGAAAATACGCCGTTGGAAATTCCAACAGAAAACAAAGTTTGGCCCTCAGGCGATAGACCACGAATTGCTGGAGTTAGCTCTTTCGGTTTTGGGGGAACAAACGCTCATGTCATCGTATCAGAAGCGCCTAGGCCGCAACCCTCTCGGTCTATTGAACCTAGTTGGGCAGTCCCAATCCATAACCTCAACAATCGCGAGTCGGAAAGCGATTCGCTACACATACTGACGATCTCAGCGAAGAGCGACGAAGCGCTAAACACATACGTACTTCAGTATCAAGATTGGCTACAGAGAAACGATCACCTATCAGTTGCGGATATCTGCTATACCGCAAACGTCGGACGATCGCACTTCTCTCATCGCTATGCTACCGTCACAGCCTCTACCCCTCAGCTACAGCAACAGCTTCAGACACTTGGATCTAAACCCAAAGCGATCATCCAAAAGCCCCCAAAGATCGCTTTTCTTTTTACAGGACAAGGCTCTCAATACGTAGACATGGGCCGGCAGCTCTACGAAACTCAGCCTATCTTTCGGCAGGCGATCGATCGATGTAAAAAGATTCTATCTAAACAAGGAATCTCCTTACTAGACAGTCTTTACCCCACCTCTTTATCTTTCCAACGCGCTAGCTCCCGTCTCGACGAAACTGCTCATACCCAACCCGCCCTCTTTGCCATCGAATACGCTTTAGCTCAGCTCTGGCAGTCCTGGGGAATCGAACCGGATCTGGTACTTGGCCATAGCGTAGGTGAATACGCTGCGGCTTGTATTGCAGGGGTCTTTAGCTTAGAAGAAGGTCTATCGCTAATTGCAGAACGAGGACGGCTGATGCAGGCGTTACCTGCGGGTGGCGAAATGCTCTCGATTCTAGCCACAGTAGAACAGGTAGAAGAATGGATTGCACCCTACCAGGCGACTTCTGCTCAGACCGCTGCTCAAGTCCATGCTCAAGTGAGTATTGCCACGATCAATGGACCCAATAGCGTAGTGGTTTCAGGGAAAGCGGAAGCGATAAGGGCGATCGCTCAGACCCTTAGCGAGAAAGACATTAAGCACAAAAAGCTGACCGTTTCCCACGCATTTCATTCTCCTTTTATGGCGCCGATGGTAGCGGAGTTTGCCACCGTCGCCAGAAAGATAGACTATTCGCGACCTCAAATTCCGTTTGTCTCTTGTTTAACTGAAGACGGAGGCGATAGAGCGATCGCCACTGCCGACTATTGGATCGAGCACATAGAGCAACCTGTCAAGTTCGCAAAAGGCATGCTCAACCTGCACGAAAAGCGCTGTGATGTTTATCTAGAGATAGGACCAAAACCGCTATTGCTAGGTATGGGCAAACAGTGTTTACCGGCTGATAACGCCAGCAGCTGGCTACCTAGCTTGCGCCCAGAGCAATCTGACTGGCAACAAATGATCAATAGCCTTTGTCAGCTCTACACTAGAGGCGCAAAGATAAACTGGAAAAACTTCTATCGCTTTAATTCGTATCAGAAAGTTCTGTTACCGACCTATCCATTTCAGAGACAGCGCTACTGGCTAGAACCGAGTCCTTCATCTTCTACAGTCAATCCGCTTGCTAGCCATTTAGCACCTAGCGATAGACATCCGCTAGTGGGTCAACGCGTCTACTCCCCGGTTGGGCCTGTTCAATTTCAAACGCAGCTCAGCCCACAACAGCCCGCCTATCTTACCCATCATCGCGTCTTTTCTCAGGCCATCTTGCCAGCCACAGCTTATCTCGAAATTGCCCTAGCCGCTGCTGCTAAAACAGCTGATACGTCTTTCGCCCAGTCGCTTACCCAAGTTGTGATTCAGCGAGGGCTCATTCTATCTGAAGCTCAGCCAACAACAGTTCAAACTGTTCTCACGCCGCAAGCAGACGGTACTCAACAGTTTGAGATCTTTAGTCTAGAGGAAACCGACTCTAACCCAGCCGAACCTCGCTGGGTGACTCATGCTAAGGGAATCATCCAGCCAGTCGGTAGTGCGCCTCCATCGCCTATTGACTTAGACGAGTGCCAAGCCAGCTTTCTACAGCAGATTCCAGTGGCTGAATACTACGAAAAGCTGCATGCCCGGGGGCTAGAATATGGTTCGGACTTTCAGGCTATTGAGCAGCTTTGGGCCGCGCCGAATCGAGCTTTAGGAAAGATTATCCTGACAGAATCATTAACGCGAAACGCAGATTTCTATCGGCTGCATCCGGTGCTATTAGATGCTAGTTTCCAGATTTTAGCTGCTGCTATTGGAGAAACTAACGCGCAACAGATTTACTTACCAGTGGGCGTCACAGAACTACAGGTTTACGGTCCGCTTGGCCATTCATTGTGGGCGATCGCCTCGATTGCGGATGATCAAGCAACTGATACCAAAGCCCAGCAACTTCTTGGGAATGTACAGCTAGTCACTCCATCTGGTGTAGTAGCTGCAGAAGTCAAAGGGTTAGCCCTTAAGCAGACAAACAGAGAGATCCTGATGCGCTATCTTCAGCCAGAGGTAGAGCCTGCTCTGTACGAATTAGCTTGGGAGGTAGCTCCCCTGGTGCCAGCTCCAGCACCTATTCTACCGACCGAAAAGCAGTGGTTGGTCATTGTTGATGACTTGGAAGCAAACGTTGGCAAGCAGGTCATAGAACAGATTGAAGCTAGGGGCGATCGCACTATCAAGGTCTCTTTCAATAACGCCTATCGGCAGCTAGATCCTCAACACTATCAGCTCAATCCCGTCAGCCTAGACGACTTCAATCAGCTCATCGCATCGATCGTAGAACAGCCCCTAGAAGGAATTATCTATCTATGCAATCCAGATACTCAACATCACGACTGCGAAAGCGTGCTTCACCTCGTGCAGTCATTGACTAAGGCGCGCATCTCGGTGCCGCTGTGGCTAGTTACTCAAGGCGTTCAGCCTATCACGCAGCTAGAGGAGACAGAACTTCACCTGCCGCGTATTCAGCAGGCTTCTCTATGGGGGTTAGGGCGAGTCATCGCGCTTGAGCATCCTGAGCTAAGCTGTCGTCGGATCGATTTAGCATCGGGTTCACGCTCAGACTCATTTGATATCGCCCAGCTTATAGATGAACTTTACGCTCCTACTATCGAAGACCAAATCGCCTATCGACAAGATAAACGCTACATTGCTCGTCTTTTGGAATATAAGGTAAAAACAGATCTGCTAGCTATCTCGGCTGGTCAGTCATTTCAACTTAAGCTGAAAGAATATGGGCTGATCAACAATCTTTCAATTTTGCCTATCCAGCGGCGATCGCCTGGTTCGCATGATGTCGAGATTCAAGTCGCCGCTGCTGGCTTGAACTTCCGCGATGTGCTCAACGTTTTAGGCCTGCTGAAAGAATACTATGCTGAGCAGCTAGGCATTACCCAGGCCAACCAGCTTACTTTTGGCTTTGAGTGCGCGGGCACAGTTGTAGCAAAAGGCGATCAGGTAGTTGATTTCGATATCGGTGATGAGGTCATGGCTACCATGCTTACCGATGGCGTGAGTCGGTTTGTGACTACCCGCTCAGAATTCGTGATTCCCAAACCCACTCAGATTACTTTTGCAGAGGCGGCAACGCTACCGCTTGCCTTCTTAACGGCCTACTACGGCTTACAGTCTCTAGCAAATTTGAAAGCAGGCGATTCCGTTCTCATCCATGCTGCTGCCGGAGGCGTTGGTCAAGCAGCTGTTCAAGTAGCCCAGCGTGCTGGCGCAGAAATCTTTGCAACGGCTAGCCCTAGCAAGTGGGATTTCCTAAAAGAACAGGGCATAGCGCATGTTATGAACTCTCGCAGTCTTGACTTTGCGGACGAGATTCTAGAGATCACTGCAGGTAAGGGCGTCGATGTCGTTCTCAACAGCCTAAACGGAGAGTTCATCGACAAAAGCTTTGAAGTGCTAGCGAAGAACGGTCGGTTTGTTGAGCTAGGTAAGATCGGCATATGGGATGAACAGCAGGTTCAGCAGACCTATCCTACCGCCCAGTATTTTCCGTTTGACTTAGGAGAAGTCACTCAGCAAACGCCTGAAATTATTCGCAACCTGTGGAAAGTACTAGGCGAACTATTTGAACAAGAACAGTTTCACCCTTTGCCAGTGAAGACTTTTCCGATTCAGGCAAGTCAGCAGGCGTTTCGACACATACAGCAGGCTAAGCATATTGGCAAAGTCGTGCTGACGTTGCCCGCGATCGCCCCCAAAGAGAATAAAGCTATTTTGATCGATAGCCATAGCTGCTATTTAATTACCGGTGGGCTAGGTGCCTTGGGGCTAAAGGTAGCCCAGTGGATAGCAGAACAAGGCGGTAAGCATCTAGCGCTGATAGCCAGAAAAGCCCCCTCCCCCGAAGCGCAGCAGGTGATTGAACAGCTAGAGGCGCTGGGGACTAGCGTTTCTGTTGTCTTAGGAGATGTGACGCGATCGCATGACGTTGAAAACATCATTAGCCAGCTAACCACAGAGCACTCACCTCCGCTAAAAGGAATTATTCACGCGGCTGGCATCCTAGAGGACGGCCTACTCTCTCAGCTATCATGGCAGCAATTTTCTAAGGTGATGGCACCCAAAATTAGAGGTGCCTGGAACTTACATCAGGCTTCGCAATCGCTATCACTAGATTTCTTCGTTTGTTTTTCTTCTGTTGCTTCTCTGCTCGGTTCTCCTGGACAAGGTAACTACGCTGCGGCTAATGCCTTCATGGATACTCTTATGCAACATCGCCGCAAGTTAGACCAGCCAGGATTAAGCGTGAACTGGGGCCCATGGGCAGAAGCCGGCATGGCTGCTCAGGTAGAGGCAGACGTGCAAAGTCGAATGAGCGCTAGGGGCATTACGCTACTCAATCCTGATAAGAGCCTGCAAACGTTAGGCAAGCTGATCGCTCAGTCAGTTCGTCAGGTTGGCGTATTATCTATAGATTGGGCCAAATTCTCTGCTCAATTACCGCCGGGCGTCTCTCTACCTGTACTAGAGCGCTTTAGATCTTCTGTTGATGGGAACCAAGGCGATCGCCTGCAGGGACTAGAGCAGCTAAAGCAAGTGTCTGCTACAGAACGCCGCCATCATCTAATGGCGCATATTCAGGCAGAGATTGCCGATGTGCTCGGCTATAGTTCACCCGAAGAGATCGCCCTAGATCAGCCGCTAGCAGATCTAGGTGTAGATTCTCTAATGGCAGTCGAGTTAGCCAATCAGCTAGAGTACAGTCTGGGACCAACTATTCCCGCTAGTTTCTTGTTTGAGCATCCAACTCTAGAAGGCTTAGTCGAGTACTTAATTGAACAAATGCCATCTGTTGAGTTTGCCGAATGA